A window of the Candidatus Woesearchaeota archaeon genome harbors these coding sequences:
- a CDS encoding quinone-dependent dihydroorotate dehydrogenase has translation MNEALVKIRNNTEQFFYKNIVKRIFFRIDPENVHDHIMKTGKFLGRNYITKRLTKSLFYYKHPMLEQQIQGIAFKNPIGLAAGFDKNAELTDILPAIGFGFIEVGSITGKPCEGNPKPRLWRLKNSKALVVYYGLKNDGCKAISQRLREKKFEIPVGISIAKTNNKETISVEAGIKDYVEAYKEFLNIGAYITINISCPNTFGGEPFTDAKKLDQLLTEIDKLPHKKPIFLKISPDLTEKQINALVEVCNKHSIQGFICSNLTKNRKNSKICDMNVPEKGGISGKVAEELANNLIRYVYQKTKGDYIIIGCGGVFTGEDAYKKIKAGASLIQLITGMIFEGPQTIGAINQELVKLLEKDGYQNIHEAVGADYGNKNNPKKSAA, from the coding sequence ATGAACGAAGCATTGGTCAAAATAAGAAACAATACTGAACAATTTTTCTATAAGAATATAGTTAAAAGAATATTTTTCAGAATCGATCCTGAAAATGTCCATGATCATATTATGAAAACAGGAAAATTTCTTGGCAGAAACTATATAACAAAAAGACTCACCAAGAGTCTTTTTTATTACAAACATCCAATGCTTGAACAGCAAATTCAAGGGATTGCCTTCAAAAATCCTATTGGATTGGCAGCTGGCTTCGATAAAAACGCTGAATTAACTGATATTCTTCCTGCAATAGGTTTTGGTTTTATTGAAGTGGGCTCAATTACCGGTAAACCGTGCGAAGGTAATCCGAAGCCAAGATTATGGCGGTTAAAGAATTCCAAAGCATTGGTTGTTTATTATGGATTAAAAAATGATGGCTGCAAAGCAATCAGCCAACGTTTAAGAGAGAAAAAATTTGAAATCCCAGTAGGAATAAGCATTGCAAAAACCAATAATAAAGAAACCATTAGTGTTGAAGCAGGAATTAAAGATTATGTTGAAGCGTATAAAGAATTTCTTAACATCGGAGCCTATATCACCATCAATATCAGCTGCCCAAATACTTTTGGAGGAGAACCATTTACTGATGCAAAAAAGCTCGACCAACTTCTCACTGAGATTGACAAGCTTCCTCATAAAAAACCAATTTTTTTAAAAATATCCCCTGATCTAACAGAAAAACAAATTAACGCTCTTGTTGAAGTGTGTAATAAACACAGCATTCAAGGATTTATTTGTTCAAACTTAACAAAAAACAGAAAAAATAGCAAAATATGCGACATGAATGTCCCAGAAAAAGGCGGTATAAGTGGCAAAGTAGCAGAAGAATTAGCTAATAATCTTATCAGATATGTTTACCAAAAAACAAAAGGAGATTATATAATTATTGGCTGTGGCGGAGTATTCACCGGTGAAGACGCTTACAAAAAAATAAAAGCAGGCGCTTCATTGATTCAATTGATTACCGGGATGATTTTTGAAGGCCCGCAAACGATTGGGGCTATTAATCAAGAATTAGTAAAACTCCTGGAAAAAGATGGTTATCAAAATATACATGAAGCAGTTGGCGCAGATTATGGCAATAAAAATAATCCTAAGAAAAGTGCAGCTTGA
- a CDS encoding penicillin-binding protein activator — protein sequence MNIKQFLVVGLLVLIVLLIGCSQQGEDKKTDALPTTNVKVGVMVPLSGDVASYGEGVKGGIELAKKELSLDNVELIYEDTKCDGKEAATALSKLTSVDKVYAVIGELCSSASLAAAPIAEQQKVVMISPASTAPKYSDAGDYVFRTIPSDALQGDFGAKLVYDKGYRNLAVLYGNEDYGLGFSSVLGEKFPALGGKIVANEAFAPKSTDLRAQLVKIKEAKPDAVYLISNSVDSSVAALKQMKELGLEIFVVASEGLKSDDVLKGAGSAAEGMYLTSVSTGSNDFKTRHQQAYTTEPGPFAPQAYDAMMAIGLALKQGAATSEALQQALYTMEFDGASGHIKFDSKGEVSGNYEVYVVKDGKFVVQE from the coding sequence ATGAATATTAAACAATTTTTAGTGGTGGGTTTACTCGTTTTAATCGTTCTCTTAATAGGTTGTTCACAGCAAGGTGAAGATAAAAAAACAGATGCTTTACCAACTACTAACGTAAAGGTTGGTGTTATGGTGCCATTAAGCGGCGATGTTGCATCTTATGGTGAAGGAGTAAAAGGTGGAATAGAACTTGCAAAAAAAGAGCTTAGTTTAGATAATGTCGAACTTATTTATGAAGATACTAAATGTGATGGCAAAGAAGCAGCAACTGCTTTAAGCAAACTTACTTCCGTTGACAAAGTCTATGCAGTTATTGGAGAGCTTTGCTCTAGTGCAAGCTTGGCTGCTGCTCCTATTGCAGAACAGCAGAAAGTAGTTATGATCAGTCCGGCATCAACAGCGCCAAAATACAGCGACGCTGGCGATTATGTGTTTAGGACTATTCCCAGCGATGCATTGCAAGGGGATTTTGGTGCAAAATTAGTTTATGATAAAGGTTATCGAAACTTAGCTGTCTTATATGGTAATGAGGATTATGGTTTAGGATTTAGCAGCGTTTTAGGAGAGAAATTTCCAGCATTGGGCGGGAAAATTGTTGCCAATGAAGCATTTGCTCCAAAATCAACAGATCTACGTGCTCAACTTGTTAAAATTAAAGAAGCAAAGCCAGATGCTGTTTATCTTATCAGTAATTCAGTTGATTCAAGTGTTGCAGCATTAAAGCAGATGAAAGAGCTTGGCTTAGAAATATTTGTTGTAGCATCAGAAGGATTGAAATCAGATGATGTTTTAAAAGGCGCAGGCAGTGCAGCAGAAGGCATGTATTTGACCTCTGTCAGCACCGGAAGCAATGACTTTAAAACAAGGCATCAACAAGCATATACTACTGAACCTGGTCCTTTTGCTCCACAGGCTTATGATGCAATGATGGCAATAGGTTTAGCATTAAAGCAAGGCGCAGCAACAAGTGAAGCATTACAGCAAGCACTTTATACCATGGAGTTTGATGGGGCTTCCGGTCATATCAAATTTGACAGTAAAGGTGAAGTTTCAGGTAATTACGAAGTATATGTTGTCAAAGACGGAAAGTTTGTTGTTCAAGAATAA
- a CDS encoding branched-chain amino acid ABC transporter permease, translated as MVLFQLLINGFIAGALYALVACGFTLIYSTNKFMHFAHGSSVVVGGYLLYSFFTLLGLPFYLACASTILLTAVFGWGLYYAIYQPLQERHSSNIILLIASIGLLILFQNIIQVIFGPSVKSIGYIPISKGITLFGAIITKLQIALIALALLLSLVLYLFMQRTMLGRTMRAVSDNQQLANIIGINAQRVKAYSFLLGSGLAGLAGILIGLEQNLVPTMGTELMIKGFTGAVVGGITSVPGAIAGSFIVGIVENLGIWFLPSGYKNGITFLLLFIFLLWKPTGLFGLNKGIKNV; from the coding sequence ATGGTTTTGTTCCAGCTTTTAATCAATGGGTTTATAGCAGGGGCGTTATACGCATTAGTTGCCTGTGGTTTTACCTTAATTTATTCTACGAATAAATTCATGCATTTTGCTCACGGAAGCAGTGTTGTTGTCGGTGGTTACTTACTTTACAGTTTTTTTACTCTCCTTGGATTGCCTTTTTATCTTGCTTGTGCAAGCACTATCCTTTTAACAGCAGTCTTTGGCTGGGGATTATATTATGCGATTTATCAACCCTTGCAAGAACGCCATAGCTCAAATATTATTTTATTAATTGCAAGCATAGGGTTATTAATTCTTTTCCAAAATATTATTCAAGTTATTTTTGGGCCAAGTGTTAAAAGCATAGGGTATATTCCGATTAGCAAAGGAATTACTTTGTTTGGAGCAATTATTACTAAATTGCAAATAGCATTAATCGCATTAGCCCTTCTTTTATCTCTTGTTTTATATTTGTTTATGCAAAGAACAATGCTTGGAAGAACTATGCGCGCAGTTTCAGATAATCAGCAGCTTGCAAATATTATTGGGATTAATGCTCAACGAGTAAAAGCATATTCTTTTTTACTCGGCTCAGGTTTAGCAGGTTTAGCAGGAATTTTAATTGGTTTAGAGCAGAATTTAGTTCCTACTATGGGCACAGAACTAATGATTAAAGGGTTTACTGGCGCAGTTGTTGGAGGTATAACTTCAGTGCCTGGAGCAATTGCAGGATCGTTTATTGTTGGTATTGTGGAAAATCTCGGCATATGGTTTTTGCCTTCAGGATATAAAAATGGCATTACGTTTTTATTGCTATTTATTTTCCTGCTTTGGAAACCAACAGGATTATTTGGATTAAATAAAGGTATTAAAAATGTATGA
- a CDS encoding branched-chain amino acid ABC transporter permease, which translates to MIGGYYLIHMLILVCIYIILTVSLNLALGFTGLLNLGHVAFFGLGAYTSALLTISGVPFFIAMLSGALLASGCGYLLVLATRKLKGDYLALATLGFAFVAHSLFLNWVALTRGPLGIPGIPKPTILGFHLVKPELYLILAFVIMTISIFIIHRILQSPFGRLLQATRDDALGLQVLGKNTFKLKAKAMMLSAFFAGIAGSLFAHYITYIDPSSFTLTEIVLMLTILIVGGIASIKGSIVATFIILLIPETLRFLSLPSSVIGPGRQILYALVLLAILLYNPRGLFGRIDLEDA; encoded by the coding sequence ATGATTGGTGGATATTATCTCATTCATATGTTGATTTTAGTTTGCATCTATATTATCCTTACCGTTAGTTTAAATCTAGCTCTTGGTTTTACTGGATTATTAAATTTAGGGCATGTTGCTTTTTTTGGTCTAGGCGCATATACGTCAGCGTTGCTGACTATATCAGGAGTTCCTTTTTTTATAGCAATGCTTTCTGGCGCATTATTAGCAAGCGGTTGCGGTTATCTTCTTGTCCTTGCAACACGAAAATTAAAAGGGGATTATCTAGCGTTGGCAACCTTAGGATTTGCTTTTGTTGCGCATTCACTTTTCCTCAATTGGGTAGCATTAACTCGAGGGCCGTTAGGAATTCCTGGAATACCAAAACCGACTATTTTAGGATTTCATCTTGTTAAACCAGAATTATATCTTATCCTTGCTTTTGTTATTATGACAATTTCCATTTTTATCATACACCGAATACTCCAATCACCTTTTGGAAGGCTCTTGCAAGCAACGAGGGATGATGCTCTTGGTTTACAAGTGCTTGGTAAAAATACTTTTAAGCTCAAAGCAAAAGCAATGATGTTATCAGCTTTTTTTGCTGGTATTGCAGGAAGCTTATTTGCCCATTATATCACTTACATTGATCCCTCATCATTTACCTTAACTGAAATTGTGCTTATGTTAACCATTCTCATTGTAGGGGGAATTGCGTCCATTAAAGGTTCAATTGTAGCAACGTTTATTATTCTTTTAATTCCTGAAACATTACGGTTTCTATCACTGCCAAGTTCTGTTATAGGTCCTGGAAGACAAATTTTGTATGCTTTAGTTTTGCTTGCTATTTTATTATATAATCCACGTGGATTATTTGGGAGGATTGATTTAGAAGATGCTTGA
- a CDS encoding ABC transporter ATP-binding protein, with the protein MLDINNISLNFGGLRALDHCSVTVKEGSITALIGPNGSGKSTLFNVISGLLVPDHGHVYLKKIEITEKEPHVISALGLSRTFQEVRLFKNLTIEEHLKIALATTDQQLLTNFLNYQENFSQQIHETLQLVGLHKPLTTYGHSLSYGQRKLLDLALAFAKPHSILLLDEPVAGVNPALRKQIKHLLKKFQQQGETVLLIEHDMNFVMDLADYIFVMDYGKVIAEGLPSQIRNNKKVLDAYLGV; encoded by the coding sequence ATGCTTGATATAAACAATATTAGTCTTAATTTTGGCGGATTACGAGCTTTAGATCACTGTAGTGTAACGGTTAAAGAAGGAAGCATCACTGCTCTTATTGGACCAAATGGCTCAGGAAAAAGCACGTTGTTTAATGTCATTAGCGGACTTTTAGTTCCAGATCATGGGCATGTCTATCTTAAGAAAATTGAGATTACTGAAAAGGAGCCTCATGTTATTAGCGCTTTAGGATTATCGAGAACTTTTCAAGAAGTTCGACTATTCAAAAATTTAACTATTGAAGAACATCTCAAAATTGCTCTGGCAACAACTGACCAGCAACTTCTTACTAATTTTTTGAACTATCAAGAAAACTTTTCTCAACAAATACATGAAACCTTGCAACTTGTTGGTTTGCACAAACCATTAACTACTTATGGTCATAGCTTAAGCTATGGCCAGAGAAAATTATTGGATTTAGCATTGGCATTTGCAAAACCACATTCCATCCTCTTATTAGATGAGCCAGTTGCTGGAGTTAATCCTGCATTACGAAAGCAAATTAAGCATCTTCTCAAAAAATTTCAACAACAAGGTGAAACAGTTTTGCTTATAGAACATGACATGAATTTTGTTATGGACTTAGCTGATTATATTTTTGTTATGGACTACGGTAAAGTTATTGCAGAAGGATTGCCTTCTCAGATTAGAAATAATAAGAAAGTATTGGATGCTTATTTGGGTGTTTAA
- a CDS encoding PIN domain-containing protein, giving the protein MDQEMKFMTEEFFLLDSNILIYAYNRSEEYKGKIAEEIIEDCIGRDIKGCTSFQCLGEFSKVMISKYHISCKEVKEIIKDLCSLQHFRKIHYDKTTIISALDLSENYNLHFWDALIVATMLENGIYQIYTENTKDFKKIPQISAVNPFEKEFKKQNKT; this is encoded by the coding sequence ATGGATCAAGAGATGAAATTTATGACCGAAGAATTTTTCCTACTTGATTCCAATATTCTAATCTATGCTTATAATAGATCTGAAGAGTATAAAGGTAAAATTGCAGAAGAAATCATAGAAGATTGTATAGGAAGAGATATTAAAGGCTGCACTTCTTTTCAATGTTTAGGCGAATTTTCCAAAGTAATGATTTCAAAATACCATATTTCATGCAAAGAAGTTAAAGAAATTATCAAAGATTTGTGTTCATTACAACATTTTAGAAAAATACATTATGATAAAACGACCATAATAAGTGCATTAGACCTAAGTGAGAACTACAACCTTCATTTCTGGGATGCATTAATAGTTGCAACAATGTTGGAAAATGGAATATACCAAATTTATACTGAAAACACTAAAGATTTCAAAAAAATCCCGCAGATTAGTGCAGTAAATCCTTTTGAAAAAGAGTTTAAAAAACAAAATAAAACTTAA
- a CDS encoding ABC transporter ATP-binding protein, protein MLQLHNLHAGYGELQVLKGINLHVHPGEIVALIGPNGAGKSTIINAIFNLAEVTHGSIFFRNKEITHLATHELVTLGIIYVNQGKTVFGNLTVYENLIIGVPEQEQDNITKNLARVYEKFPFLQHQSHQLAYELSGGQRQQLALGRALMQNPSLLLIDEPSLGLSPLLQKELFKTIAGFKKMGISALLVEQNAKKAIEIADKTYLLEDGQIVLEGRKEILSHQKIKEVYLGGRY, encoded by the coding sequence ATGCTTCAACTACACAATCTTCATGCTGGTTATGGCGAATTGCAGGTTTTGAAAGGGATTAATCTTCATGTTCATCCTGGAGAAATCGTTGCTTTAATCGGACCGAATGGCGCTGGGAAAAGCACTATTATTAATGCTATTTTTAATCTTGCAGAAGTCACTCATGGCAGTATATTTTTCCGCAACAAGGAAATTACTCATCTTGCAACTCATGAACTTGTTACTTTAGGCATTATTTATGTTAACCAAGGAAAAACAGTTTTCGGCAACTTAACTGTTTATGAAAATCTTATCATTGGAGTGCCAGAACAGGAACAAGACAACATTACTAAAAATCTGGCTAGAGTTTATGAAAAATTCCCTTTTTTGCAACATCAATCTCATCAATTAGCCTATGAGTTAAGTGGCGGACAACGACAGCAACTAGCTTTGGGAAGAGCTCTTATGCAGAATCCTTCTTTATTATTAATTGATGAACCTTCATTAGGATTAAGCCCTCTCCTCCAGAAAGAATTGTTTAAAACTATTGCAGGGTTTAAAAAAATGGGGATTTCTGCATTATTAGTTGAACAAAATGCTAAAAAAGCAATTGAAATTGCTGATAAGACCTATTTGCTTGAAGACGGACAGATTGTTTTGGAAGGTAGGAAAGAAATATTATCTCATCAAAAAATTAAAGAAGTTTATTTAGGCGGGAGATATTAA
- a CDS encoding DUF2817 domain-containing protein: MPNDSDLTDNDDETIGAKQLLEHIVTIARARTDVTVTEYGIVATEQNSFPLLDIASSSINGSDQPILVVTTGFHGDETCGPLTMMHHLDDIINYAHKQGVNIMLFPCINPSGFDRRTRYNHLNQGANNDAIRYQLEDGTWKDDLKRSNVFKRWVWSDEYTEEHGIVLPEETVALLAKLKKLPWSRVKGFLDIHQDKFSAVYGTSCTYAYCFPPLNPYHDIMKKLPPDIPILRNRTIDESHERDTDGNIPVTDDYGIVTRYDGSVTDAAHRLGVPYAAALETTTNIDLRKCYGINLMWIKGFVDLISPA; encoded by the coding sequence ATGCCAAATGATAGCGACCTAACAGATAATGATGATGAAACAATAGGAGCAAAACAACTTCTTGAACATATCGTAACAATAGCACGTGCAAGAACAGACGTTACAGTTACTGAATATGGGATAGTTGCAACAGAACAAAATAGCTTTCCACTATTAGATATAGCTTCTTCTTCAATCAATGGTTCAGATCAACCAATACTGGTAGTTACAACTGGTTTTCATGGTGATGAAACATGTGGCCCTTTAACCATGATGCACCATCTTGACGACATCATCAATTATGCGCATAAGCAGGGAGTTAACATCATGCTTTTCCCTTGCATAAACCCTAGTGGTTTTGACAGGAGAACACGCTACAATCACCTAAACCAAGGAGCAAACAACGACGCAATAAGATATCAATTAGAAGATGGTACGTGGAAAGATGATTTAAAGAGAAGTAATGTCTTTAAGCGATGGGTATGGAGTGATGAATATACTGAAGAACATGGCATTGTTCTGCCAGAAGAAACAGTTGCTCTTCTAGCAAAACTAAAAAAACTGCCGTGGTCAAGAGTAAAAGGCTTCCTCGATATTCATCAAGATAAATTTTCTGCAGTCTATGGAACAAGCTGTACATATGCATATTGTTTTCCTCCCCTAAACCCATATCATGATATTATGAAGAAATTACCGCCAGATATTCCTATTTTGAGAAATAGAACTATTGATGAAAGCCATGAAAGAGATACGGACGGAAACATTCCAGTGACTGATGACTATGGAATTGTTACAAGATATGATGGTTCAGTAACTGATGCTGCACATCGGTTGGGAGTCCCTTATGCTGCTGCCCTTGAAACAACAACAAATATTGATTTAAGAAAATGTTATGGAATAAATCTGATGTGGATTAAAGGATTTGTTGATTTAATATCTCCCGCCTAA
- a CDS encoding HAD hydrolase-like protein yields MIKAIIFDWGRTLYDNDNNCLFNEAKPVLDYLFKKYILCIVSLGKNGHDIQQRQDIIDHENLRNHFVFIMFDHVGKDHLYEATLRKLKLKPEEMVIVDDRTVRGIAWGNKHQCKTVWLKKGKFSHEEPNEETGKPGYIIHSLSQLLEIL; encoded by the coding sequence ATGATTAAGGCTATAATCTTTGATTGGGGAAGAACGTTATATGATAATGATAATAATTGTTTATTTAATGAGGCTAAACCTGTTCTAGATTATTTATTCAAAAAATATATTCTTTGCATTGTTTCACTAGGAAAAAACGGTCATGATATTCAACAGAGACAAGATATTATTGATCACGAAAATTTACGTAATCATTTTGTTTTTATAATGTTCGATCATGTTGGTAAAGATCATTTGTATGAAGCTACTTTGAGAAAATTAAAGCTTAAGCCAGAAGAGATGGTTATTGTAGATGATAGAACTGTTCGGGGAATTGCTTGGGGAAATAAACATCAGTGTAAAACAGTATGGTTAAAAAAAGGCAAATTTAGTCATGAAGAACCAAATGAGGAAACTGGAAAGCCAGGTTATATTATTCACTCTTTATCTCAATTGCTGGAAATATTATGA
- a CDS encoding DNA-directed RNA polymerase subunit K — protein MSGVIIDKSQYTKYEKTRVIGARALQLSMGAPLVLTLTEEELESLGYDVLKIAEKEFEAGVIPFAVERIMPKKQEVVSQEKAANPA, from the coding sequence ATGTCTGGCGTTATTATAGATAAATCTCAGTATACTAAATATGAGAAAACACGAGTTATAGGCGCACGCGCTTTACAGCTTTCTATGGGAGCACCTTTAGTATTGACATTAACTGAAGAGGAACTAGAGTCTTTAGGGTATGATGTTCTTAAAATTGCAGAAAAAGAGTTTGAAGCTGGTGTGATACCATTTGCTGTTGAGCGTATTATGCCTAAAAAACAAGAAGTCGTTTCTCAAGAAAAAGCTGCAAATCCAGCTTAA
- a CDS encoding bifunctional hydroxymethylpyrimidine kinase/phosphomethylpyrimidine kinase, with amino-acid sequence MVKVIICGTIGLDTIKTPFGEVKDAIGGSATYACLAASLFVETGIVSIAGKDLPEQYLMLLKNKNINTEGVSYAEKNFRWSGEYTFDMNEAKTLKTDLNALLEFKADLPESYKKEKYLFLANIDPELQLKVLDQSKNPVFTMMDTMNFWITSKKEQVKQVMKKVDAVLLNEGEARQLFETVNLIAAGKKALELGPDYVIIKKGEHGALLFTRKSIFNAPSYPLEVIKDPTGCGDSFAGALIGYLAKNENVNEETMRKAVIYGSVVASFTAEDFSVETVKAITKYDIEQRYKEFEQLRSF; translated from the coding sequence ATGGTAAAGGTAATTATTTGTGGAACTATTGGCTTAGACACTATTAAGACTCCGTTTGGCGAAGTTAAAGATGCCATTGGCGGATCAGCCACCTACGCTTGTCTAGCAGCATCGCTATTTGTTGAAACAGGGATTGTTAGCATCGCAGGAAAAGACCTGCCAGAGCAGTATCTAATGCTACTCAAAAATAAGAATATTAACACTGAAGGGGTAAGCTATGCTGAAAAGAATTTTAGATGGAGTGGAGAATACACCTTTGACATGAATGAAGCAAAAACCTTGAAAACAGATCTTAATGCCTTGCTTGAGTTCAAAGCTGATCTTCCAGAAAGTTACAAGAAAGAAAAATATCTATTTCTCGCAAACATCGATCCAGAATTGCAACTAAAAGTCCTAGATCAAAGTAAAAACCCGGTTTTTACCATGATGGATACGATGAATTTTTGGATTACAAGCAAGAAAGAGCAGGTTAAACAAGTTATGAAAAAAGTGGATGCAGTCTTGTTAAATGAAGGTGAAGCTCGGCAATTATTTGAAACAGTTAATCTTATTGCAGCAGGAAAAAAAGCATTAGAGCTTGGTCCTGACTATGTTATTATCAAGAAAGGTGAACATGGTGCTTTGCTGTTTACAAGAAAAAGCATTTTCAATGCGCCAAGTTATCCCTTGGAAGTAATTAAGGACCCTACTGGTTGTGGTGATTCATTTGCAGGAGCATTAATCGGCTATCTTGCAAAAAATGAAAATGTTAATGAAGAAACTATGAGAAAAGCAGTAATCTATGGATCAGTAGTAGCTTCATTTACCGCTGAAGATTTCTCTGTTGAAACAGTAAAAGCAATTACAAAATATGACATTGAACAACGATATAAAGAATTTGAACAATTACGAAGTTTTTAA
- the cca gene encoding CCA tRNA nucleotidyltransferase, translating into MKLFNQVLKQYTFSSAELERLQSVIREVLTKLRSELRRKNIDAEIMLGGSAAKGTFIKGDFDCDIFVRFHYSYLDQSISDLLEKALQPFKPTRVHGSRDYFQFSFKKIPFEIIPVLKVYDPKKAMNVTDMSPLHVAWVKKHLTPKLCKEIVLAKLLCKAQGLYGAESYINGFSGHVLDILIVYYGSFLKLLKASKGWKPNHIIDVEKHNTASQLNASKRAPLIIIDPVQPERNAAAALSEEKFNLFKKTSEGFLKKPSEVFFEKQPFSFSSVKKKAKKNHLFIFDIFGFEGKEDVVGTKMLKVFEHYTTHLNLFGFKIFAQGWEFDKHNKALFWFIIKREKLTSLVEHIGPPVTVKRGCDEFSKKYKKVFEKHKRLYTMIPRKYLTPQALFNDLIQDNYTVERVKRIKQIKT; encoded by the coding sequence ATGAAACTCTTTAATCAAGTACTTAAACAATATACTTTTTCATCAGCTGAGTTAGAGAGGCTTCAATCTGTTATTAGGGAAGTTCTTACTAAACTCAGAAGCGAATTGCGAAGAAAAAACATTGATGCTGAAATCATGCTCGGCGGCAGCGCAGCAAAAGGCACTTTTATTAAAGGTGATTTTGATTGTGATATCTTTGTTCGGTTTCATTATAGTTATTTAGATCAATCAATATCTGACTTGCTGGAGAAAGCTCTTCAACCATTTAAACCAACACGTGTTCATGGGTCAAGGGATTATTTTCAATTTAGCTTTAAAAAAATACCTTTTGAAATAATTCCAGTGTTGAAAGTCTATGATCCGAAAAAAGCAATGAACGTCACTGATATGTCACCTTTGCATGTTGCTTGGGTTAAAAAACACTTGACTCCAAAACTTTGCAAAGAGATTGTTCTAGCTAAATTATTGTGTAAAGCGCAAGGTTTGTATGGTGCTGAATCATATATTAATGGGTTTTCAGGCCATGTTCTTGATATTCTTATAGTTTACTATGGTTCTTTTCTTAAGCTTTTGAAAGCAAGTAAAGGATGGAAGCCAAATCATATTATTGATGTTGAAAAACATAATACTGCATCACAATTAAATGCTTCTAAAAGAGCGCCTCTTATCATCATTGATCCTGTCCAGCCAGAGCGAAATGCAGCGGCAGCTTTGTCAGAAGAAAAATTTAATCTTTTTAAAAAAACTTCAGAGGGTTTTCTTAAGAAACCGTCTGAAGTTTTTTTTGAGAAACAACCATTTTCTTTTTCTTCAGTTAAAAAAAAAGCAAAGAAAAACCATCTGTTTATTTTTGATATTTTTGGTTTTGAAGGAAAAGAAGATGTTGTCGGAACAAAAATGTTAAAAGTGTTTGAGCATTATACTACACATCTTAATTTGTTTGGTTTTAAGATTTTTGCTCAAGGTTGGGAGTTTGATAAACATAACAAAGCACTCTTTTGGTTTATTATTAAACGAGAAAAATTAACTTCTCTGGTCGAACATATTGGGCCTCCAGTTACTGTAAAACGCGGTTGTGATGAGTTCAGTAAAAAATATAAGAAAGTGTTTGAGAAACATAAGCGGCTCTATACAATGATTCCTCGAAAGTATCTTACTCCTCAAGCATTATTCAATGATCTTATCCAAGATAATTATACTGTTGAACGGGTTAAACGAATTAAGCAGATTAAAACCTAA
- a CDS encoding HIT family protein, which produces MSDCQICKIAKNEIKVKKIYEDNIIFALIPEDAAMSGHIRVFPKAHKETIEELDYELITQMLFCANYGATAVFEGLGAEGTNIIIKNGEVADQKDSHICIDVLPRKSEDGLNFQWEPKQLSPEDMDKVKEQIKDHTAFIGKQKPQPEQKKEDSIKKKHLEGLKKVDEENYLTRKLIRIP; this is translated from the coding sequence ATGAGTGATTGCCAGATCTGCAAAATTGCAAAGAATGAAATAAAAGTGAAGAAAATTTATGAGGATAATATAATCTTTGCTCTGATACCAGAAGATGCTGCCATGAGCGGTCATATCAGGGTTTTTCCAAAAGCTCACAAAGAAACTATTGAGGAGCTTGACTACGAACTCATAACACAGATGCTTTTTTGCGCAAATTATGGAGCAACAGCTGTTTTTGAAGGGTTAGGAGCAGAAGGAACAAACATTATTATCAAAAATGGTGAAGTAGCAGACCAAAAAGATAGCCATATTTGTATAGACGTTCTCCCAAGAAAGTCAGAAGATGGTTTAAACTTTCAATGGGAGCCAAAACAGCTTTCACCTGAAGATATGGATAAAGTAAAAGAGCAAATTAAAGATCATACTGCGTTTATTGGAAAGCAAAAACCGCAACCTGAACAGAAAAAAGAAGATTCTATTAAAAAAAAGCACCTTGAAGGATTAAAGAAAGTAGATGAAGAAAACTATTTGACAAGAAAATTGATAAGAATACCTTAA